A stretch of Endozoicomonas sp. SCSIO W0465 DNA encodes these proteins:
- the gshA gene encoding glutamate--cysteine ligase, producing MATEYQDLLELFQPRANHSVLHGICHGIERESLRVTSDARLSQKRHPEKLGRALTHPYITTDYSEALLEFITPVHCRIDDTLSFLEQLHQYANQHIDGELLWSGSMPPLLEGDDSIPIAHYGSSNIGVMKSIYREGLWHRYGKPMQTIAGIHYNFSLPEAFWALLRQYSGQEEINVQDFRSAGYFSLIRNFLRYSWLLMYLFGASPAVSRSFFADGGAQSGLQSLDKDSLYLPYATSLRMSDMGYSNHAQSSLNICYNTLEDYVDSLSSAIRTPYPPYEAIGLKKNGQYLQLNTNLLQIENEYYSTIRPKRIARSGEKPVTALRNEGVEYVEVRCLDINPFEPLGLNELDAHFLDIFLVYCSLQGSDPIDADECAEASNNFKTVVMEGRRPGVALKQKGQSVVLQDRGLQLLDDMSPIAEMLDQANESSTFVKSLHAQREKLNDASLTPSAQLLNTLETEGFSYIELMMSLSEKHAKSFSGHGLSDERLAYFEQVAQRSIADQLARENNDRTDFDAFLQAYMAAE from the coding sequence TTGGCTACTGAGTATCAGGATCTTCTGGAGCTTTTCCAGCCCCGTGCTAACCATTCAGTCCTTCATGGCATCTGCCATGGTATTGAGCGTGAAAGTCTCAGGGTTACCTCAGATGCCCGTCTTTCCCAAAAACGTCATCCTGAAAAACTGGGGCGTGCATTAACTCACCCGTACATCACGACCGACTATTCTGAGGCATTGCTTGAATTCATAACGCCGGTACATTGCCGAATTGATGATACGCTCTCTTTCCTTGAACAGCTTCATCAGTACGCTAATCAGCATATTGATGGAGAACTGCTCTGGTCGGGTAGTATGCCACCTCTGCTTGAAGGGGATGACAGTATTCCTATTGCTCATTACGGAAGTTCTAATATTGGCGTGATGAAAAGCATTTATCGTGAAGGGCTCTGGCATCGTTATGGCAAGCCAATGCAAACGATCGCCGGTATTCACTATAACTTTTCCCTGCCAGAAGCGTTCTGGGCGCTGTTACGGCAGTACTCTGGACAAGAAGAAATTAACGTTCAGGATTTCAGGTCGGCGGGTTATTTTTCCCTGATCCGGAATTTTCTGCGTTACTCGTGGCTGCTGATGTACCTGTTTGGAGCCTCTCCGGCCGTGAGCCGAAGTTTTTTTGCCGATGGCGGCGCTCAGTCAGGCCTTCAGTCGCTCGATAAGGACTCTCTTTATCTTCCTTATGCGACGTCGTTACGTATGAGTGATATGGGGTACAGCAATCACGCCCAATCATCCCTGAATATTTGCTACAACACACTGGAGGACTACGTGGACAGCCTTTCCAGTGCCATTCGTACACCATACCCGCCCTATGAGGCCATTGGTCTGAAAAAAAACGGTCAATACCTGCAACTGAATACCAATCTTCTGCAAATAGAGAATGAGTATTACAGCACTATCCGCCCTAAGCGAATTGCCCGCTCAGGAGAAAAACCCGTGACTGCCCTGCGCAACGAAGGCGTTGAGTATGTTGAGGTACGCTGCCTTGATATCAACCCGTTTGAACCACTGGGGCTGAACGAGCTGGATGCCCATTTCCTGGATATTTTTCTGGTTTATTGTTCGTTGCAGGGCAGCGACCCTATCGATGCCGATGAGTGTGCTGAAGCCAGCAATAATTTTAAAACAGTGGTTATGGAAGGTCGCCGGCCGGGTGTCGCGCTGAAACAGAAAGGTCAATCAGTCGTACTCCAAGACCGGGGGCTTCAGCTGCTGGACGATATGTCACCCATTGCTGAGATGCTTGATCAGGCGAATGAATCGTCAACGTTTGTCAAGAGCTTACATGCACAACGGGAAAAGCTGAACGATGCCTCTTTAACACCGTCTGCTCAGCTGCTCAATACTCTTGAAACAGAGGGCTTCAGTTATATTGAGTTGATGATGTCTCTATCAGAAAAACACGCCAAAAGCTTCTCTGGACATGGTCTGAGTGATGAACGGCTAGCCTACTTTGAACAGGTTGCTCAACGCTCTATTGCCGACCAGTTGGCAAGAGAAAACAATGATAGAACTGACTTTGACGCTTTTCTGCAGGCGTATATGGCCGCAGAATAA
- a CDS encoding Tex family protein has protein sequence MQSISQRIAEELGARPEQVTSAVQLLDDGSTVPFIARYRKEVTGGLDDTQLRTLEERLRYLRELEDRREAILKSISEQDKLTPELEKDIRSADTKTRLEDLYLPYKPKRRTKAQIAREAGLEPLADTLFTMPEKDPDVEAAAFVDADKGVEDTKAALEGARYILMERFSEDAELLGQLRELLWNDGILSSRGVEGKEEEGAKFRDYFEHDEPLKSVPSHRALAIFRGRNEGVLQANIRLANEPEDRRETHPCEKLVADFWKVEQKGRAADDWLKDVVRWTWRVKLLSQLETELMTRIRENSEEEAIKVFAKNLKDLLLAAPAGLRPTLGLDPGLRTGVKVAVVDGTGKLVEHTTIYPHAPQKKWKEALGTLATLCLTHQVELVSIGNGTASRETDRLAAELMRSYPKLGLTKIVVSEAGASVYSASELAAREFPDLDVSIRGAVSIARRLQDPLAELVKIEPKSIGVGQYQHDVSQINLSRSLEAVVEDCVNAVGVDLNTASSALLARVSGLNRTLADNIVAYRNENGAFRSRQDLQKVARFGAKTFEQAAGFLRVMNGDNPLDSSAVHPEAYPVVEKIANQSSRDVRALIGDSAFLKGLNAADFTDETFGLPTVTDIISELDKPGRDPRPDFKAAEFKEGIEDIRDLKLNMELEGVVTNVTNFGAFVDVGVHQDGLVHISALSENFVKDPREVVKAGDIVKVKVMEVDVARKRVGLSMRMSDKAEERAEARQQPRQARTEKPAGHSKPQKASQSGNRGKKQDSGGTFADLFANAKQLRK, from the coding sequence ATGCAGAGTATCTCCCAGCGAATAGCTGAAGAGTTGGGTGCCAGGCCCGAGCAGGTCACCAGTGCTGTTCAGCTGCTTGATGATGGATCCACGGTTCCTTTCATTGCCCGTTATCGAAAAGAGGTCACCGGAGGTCTGGACGATACTCAGCTGAGAACGTTGGAAGAACGTCTCCGTTACCTGCGAGAGCTGGAAGATCGCCGTGAAGCCATTCTGAAGAGCATTTCGGAGCAGGATAAACTGACGCCTGAACTGGAAAAAGATATCCGCTCTGCCGATACCAAAACCCGCCTGGAAGACCTCTACCTTCCCTATAAGCCCAAGCGCCGCACCAAGGCCCAGATTGCCCGTGAGGCGGGTCTGGAGCCTCTGGCAGACACGCTCTTCACTATGCCAGAAAAAGATCCTGACGTTGAAGCCGCCGCTTTTGTGGATGCCGATAAGGGCGTAGAGGATACCAAGGCTGCTCTGGAAGGTGCCCGTTATATCCTGATGGAACGTTTTAGCGAGGATGCTGAGCTACTGGGTCAGCTGCGTGAGCTGCTCTGGAATGACGGTATCCTGAGCAGTCGTGGCGTTGAAGGCAAAGAAGAGGAAGGCGCCAAGTTCCGCGATTACTTTGAGCATGATGAGCCACTGAAAAGTGTTCCTTCCCATCGGGCGCTGGCCATCTTCCGTGGACGAAATGAAGGGGTATTGCAGGCTAATATCCGCCTTGCCAATGAGCCGGAAGACCGTCGTGAAACCCATCCCTGTGAGAAGCTGGTTGCTGATTTCTGGAAGGTTGAGCAGAAAGGTCGGGCGGCAGATGACTGGTTGAAAGATGTCGTTCGCTGGACCTGGCGGGTTAAGCTGCTTTCTCAATTGGAAACCGAGCTGATGACCCGCATTCGCGAAAACTCTGAAGAGGAAGCCATCAAGGTCTTTGCTAAAAACCTGAAAGATTTGTTGCTGGCTGCGCCAGCAGGCCTCAGGCCAACACTTGGTCTGGATCCGGGTTTGAGAACCGGGGTGAAGGTTGCTGTGGTTGATGGCACAGGCAAGCTGGTGGAGCATACGACCATCTATCCACATGCTCCCCAGAAAAAGTGGAAGGAAGCACTTGGTACTTTGGCTACCCTCTGCCTGACCCATCAGGTTGAGCTGGTCAGTATCGGTAACGGAACGGCATCCCGTGAAACCGATCGACTGGCTGCCGAATTGATGCGCAGTTACCCAAAACTCGGCCTGACAAAAATTGTTGTCAGCGAAGCGGGAGCATCTGTGTACTCGGCATCCGAGCTGGCCGCCCGGGAGTTTCCGGATCTGGATGTTTCTATCCGTGGGGCAGTATCCATCGCCCGACGTTTGCAGGACCCTCTGGCAGAACTGGTCAAGATTGAGCCAAAGTCCATTGGTGTTGGTCAGTATCAGCACGATGTCAGCCAGATCAATCTGTCTCGCTCTCTGGAAGCAGTGGTTGAGGACTGTGTAAACGCGGTCGGTGTTGATCTTAATACAGCTTCCAGTGCTCTGCTGGCACGGGTATCAGGTCTTAACCGCACCCTGGCAGACAACATCGTTGCCTACCGCAATGAAAATGGTGCATTCAGAAGTCGTCAGGATCTGCAGAAGGTTGCCAGGTTTGGTGCTAAAACTTTCGAGCAGGCCGCAGGCTTCCTGAGAGTGATGAATGGTGATAACCCTCTGGACAGTTCCGCCGTCCATCCTGAGGCGTATCCTGTGGTTGAGAAGATTGCCAATCAGTCCAGCCGGGATGTGCGGGCTCTGATCGGGGACTCTGCCTTCCTGAAGGGGCTGAATGCGGCAGACTTTACCGATGAAACCTTTGGTCTGCCAACCGTTACTGACATTATCAGTGAGCTTGATAAACCTGGTCGTGACCCACGCCCGGACTTCAAAGCAGCAGAGTTCAAGGAGGGGATTGAAGATATCCGCGATCTGAAACTCAATATGGAGTTGGAAGGTGTGGTCACCAACGTTACCAACTTTGGTGCGTTTGTCGATGTTGGTGTCCATCAGGACGGATTGGTGCACATCTCTGCCTTATCGGAAAACTTTGTCAAAGATCCCCGTGAAGTTGTCAAAGCCGGCGATATTGTCAAGGTCAAAGTCATGGAAGTGGACGTGGCACGCAAACGCGTCGGGCTTTCCATGCGGATGTCGGATAAGGCTGAAGAGCGAGCAGAAGCTCGCCAGCAACCACGGCAAGCCAGAACTGAAAAACCTGCCGGTCATAGCAAGCCACAGAAAGCCAGTCAGTCAGGTAATCGTGGCAAGAAGCAGGACTCAGGTGGCACTTTTGCCGACTTGTTTGCCAATGCGAAACAACTTCGCAAGTAA
- a CDS encoding IS1182 family transposase encodes MSSIKFKDNPADFDQHLMFPSNIFDLLPPDHDCFVFEDIFKHIDTSEVEKQYHHLGQNAYHPRLIISILIYAYSHGVFSSREIERRCNQDLAFMYIAKQHCPNFRVLSDFRKNQATFFKSSFKQSVLLARELQMASLGHIALDGSKFKADSSKHKAMSYARLKAKEAELMAEVEALIKKAETSDSEEDDAYQQETGYSIPEDLQFKQERLEKIQEAKKALEEREQALNPDKPIDDKKQISFADHDARIMGKKGSGYQYSYNAQISVDSDNGIIVGQHISQHANDKQEVKPALEAIAEATDNASIGKMSEDNGYYSGPNLQAFDDANIDAYMATDRQEKPATEGLEDSDRKFVKADFIYHEADDSFTCPAGEKLIYNTASKAKHKSYRVSKDICRDCPLRKRCSGDNKDPGKVIRTDRHEAIRQAMNRKMETKEAKAVYERRKVIAEPPFGQIKNSGFRGFSVRGKEKVAGEFSLVCSAYNFKKIVKSVSTGSIRLEEAKRLKMAA; translated from the coding sequence ATGTCATCAATCAAATTCAAAGATAACCCTGCTGATTTTGACCAGCACCTGATGTTCCCATCGAACATCTTCGACCTGCTGCCACCAGATCATGATTGCTTCGTTTTTGAAGATATCTTCAAGCATATCGACACCTCTGAAGTGGAAAAGCAGTATCACCATCTTGGCCAGAATGCCTACCACCCACGACTGATTATATCGATCCTGATCTATGCCTATAGCCATGGTGTGTTCAGCTCCAGGGAGATTGAACGGCGCTGCAATCAGGACTTGGCTTTCATGTATATCGCCAAACAGCACTGCCCAAATTTCCGGGTGCTCAGTGACTTTCGTAAAAACCAGGCCACCTTTTTTAAAAGCAGTTTCAAACAGAGCGTGCTGCTCGCCCGGGAACTACAGATGGCCTCGCTGGGCCACATCGCTCTTGATGGTTCCAAATTCAAAGCCGACTCATCAAAGCATAAGGCCATGAGCTACGCACGACTTAAGGCCAAAGAAGCTGAATTAATGGCTGAAGTTGAGGCCCTGATTAAAAAAGCCGAAACCAGTGACAGTGAAGAGGACGATGCTTATCAGCAGGAGACTGGCTACAGCATTCCTGAAGACTTGCAATTCAAGCAGGAACGGTTAGAGAAAATCCAGGAGGCCAAAAAAGCGCTTGAAGAACGGGAACAGGCCCTGAATCCCGATAAGCCGATAGACGACAAAAAGCAAATCAGCTTTGCTGATCATGATGCCAGGATCATGGGTAAAAAAGGCAGTGGCTATCAGTACAGTTATAACGCCCAGATCAGCGTCGACAGCGATAATGGTATCATTGTTGGCCAGCACATCAGCCAGCATGCCAATGACAAGCAGGAAGTAAAGCCTGCACTTGAAGCCATTGCAGAAGCAACAGATAACGCGTCCATTGGCAAAATGAGTGAGGATAATGGCTATTACTCAGGGCCCAACCTGCAAGCGTTTGATGATGCGAACATTGACGCTTACATGGCTACGGATCGACAGGAGAAGCCTGCAACAGAGGGACTGGAAGACTCTGACAGAAAGTTTGTCAAAGCGGATTTTATTTACCATGAAGCAGACGACAGCTTTACCTGCCCTGCCGGTGAGAAGCTGATTTATAACACGGCTAGCAAAGCAAAACACAAAAGCTACCGCGTCAGTAAAGATATCTGCCGGGATTGCCCGTTACGTAAAAGGTGCAGTGGTGACAACAAAGACCCGGGGAAAGTGATTCGCACAGACCGCCACGAAGCCATACGCCAGGCGATGAACCGCAAAATGGAAACCAAAGAGGCCAAAGCGGTTTATGAGCGTCGCAAGGTGATTGCGGAACCGCCTTTTGGCCAAATCAAGAACTCAGGATTCAGAGGGTTCAGTGTCCGGGGTAAGGAAAAAGTGGCTGGAGAATTTTCACTGGTCTGCAGTGCTTATAATTTCAAAAAAATTGTCAAATCGGTTTCAACGGGATCAATCCGTCTTGAAGAAGCAAAAAGGCTTAAAATGGCAGCATAA